The genomic region ACATGGATCTAATTATTCTTCCCTCActagttatttaaatattaatataaatattaatataattaatagttgtaaaatattttaatatttttatttaataaataatttaactaatcgtaaaataattaaattaataaatttaatgaaaagattaaatttattaaatgcGAGTGATTGGTTTATCCAAATCCTGTGAAGAATGTCTGTGTTCCAGGGCACTAGTGCTCGTGTCCCCGTTTAAATCTAAGTTCCTGGTTGGCAGGTTGTTCCAGTTTGCGATAAATACAGTGTCAGGCAGCAGCATGTCCAAATCCTCTCCACTATTGTTCATGCCCATGCCACTGCTGCTGCTGCTGCCAGGGTTCATCTGGGCAGAATTGCTCATCATAGTATTACCGTTGGACATCATGGAGGTTCCATTCATTGGGCTGGTATTTCCCATGTTTCGGCTTGACGTGAGTGGGTTGAGCCTGAAGCTGTTGAGGCGGTTATTGGCGAGGCCGTCAAGAGCATGAGGGTCAAACCTCTGCCTGGCAGCCTCCCTCAGACAACCCCAATATAAATCATTGAGTGGGCTAACCCTTGAGCTGGGACTCGGTAATGGATGACCAGCTGCTACATTACCATTGTTAATGTTGGCTGAAGCAGTGGGAGTGTTTGAACCTGGCTGAAACgtaaaattattggaaCGGCTGCTAATTGAGTTAGAGTTATTTGGGCTTGGAATATGGACGGGGTTAGTGTATGAGGGCTGGTAAAAGGTCATATATCCGCTGGGATGCATTGGATGTTCCATCAAATCAATACCAATAGAAGAGTTTGAACCCATTCCCTGAGGGTGAACGTTAACGCCATTAGGACCACCAGtcaaatttgttatattaattggattACCAAAGTTACCATTGTTCATGTTGCCACCATTAGCTATATTGTTACCATTAGTCATGTTGCCACCGTTAGCAATGATTGAACCACTAACCATGTTATTAACATTTGGTATGTTGTTGACATTGACTAGATTTGGGGTGGGAATCATACCGTTGACAGCTTGAGAGCCAAAAACTGGTGCAGAATTTAAGTTCATGTCAACATTGTGGTTCCCGGCATTTGGGGCTTCAAAGTTCGTGTAATCGGCAGGCGGGTTTGATGGAGTGAGAGTGAGCCAAGTCTTCTCGAAGTAAGGCAATGATTTGTCAACCGTCAAATTTATGACTGAACGTCCGACTTGGACTGCAAGTGGCTCGTCTGATGAAACAATTCTGGACCTCTTCATTGCAACCAGAGTTCCAAACTTTGAGTCGTGGTCCTCAAGGTAAAACTGGCCATTTTCGTACCTGATGTTGGCGTGATATCGGCTAATGGAGACATCTGGGATTCTCAAATCAGATTCGTGTCCTCTTCCCAGCTTTAAATCCTTCGAGTCCCTCATTGACACCAAGTGAACTCCTCTCACAGCTTGGGGAGTAGTGTTTTCGAGCACTAGAAATGGAGTCTGCATTTTAGGCATCTTTACAATCTGGATCAACTCTCCGTTTTGTCTGATAAAGCATGGATAGTTTGTCTTGCAAAGCTCACAAGAAACTTCCTTTATAAATACTATTGAGGGGAGTGGATCTTCTCCTCGGAGGCTCCACTTGGAGTCAATCCACTTCCTTAGACACTCCACGTGGACGTACTTGATGCTTCCTTTGCATTCGCATGCACAAATTAATCGGTCTGACTCGAAGGTTGCTCTCTTTTCAAGGTTATCAATTGACGTATCTTGGACACTCGGGTCCAAACTACTCGTGTTACTGTTGATTGGGTGTGAATATATATCCATCTTCCCTGATCCAGAATCAACATCCAAACTAGTGTCATTGCTACTATTGTTTGCCGGTGTTGTATTTGGCGTGTTGTCTGACGATGGGTAGTGAAGGTACCCCTCAGATAAACAGATTCTGCACTGGATATTGCACTGTTCTTCAAAGGTGATTGTTTTATCTGGAATCACCCCGTCAAACAACTTAACGATTTGTGAGTCATTTGTCTCATCACAATTATACCCACTGTCAGAGTATCCCATTGTATGATCACTACTACTATCTGGAGTCTCTACATTTGGTCCTGCGACCAGCTGCTTTACTCGGAGGCGGAATCTTCCtagtttaataatatcGTTTTCTTGGAGAGCGTATCTTTGTGACGGAAGTGTCCTAACTATTAACCATAGTTTCTGTGGGCTCAGAAGTGAGCCTTGTATTTTTTCTGCTGGAGCTACTATGTAATCTCCGTTTCTATTGCAGACTATGTTCAGCAGGTGGTCATGTTCTCTATCCACGTTGTTATTGTAGTCGATAACGCTGACTTCTGAGTCATTTCTGAGCACCTTCAGTGGGCACGACGTTGCAAAATGGGAAACTTTAACATGTTGGTGCGTTTCATAGTCAAACAGGTCGTGACTATCTCTCAGCCACGTCCTTGAACTGACTCTGAGCATATATGGTCGAGATAAACTAGTTGTGtacattatattctttaGAATTTACAAAAGCCTATAAAATGGTTTTAGCTGAGTTTATCTATATATAGGAATCGCATGTTTGAGAAAGTTGGTAGGCCGGACTAGAATTACAAGTATGGTAAATCCGGATTAATTCAGAATGTTTCCAAAATAATTGgcaattaattaaattgtaaaaataaagtttaTGTTTTTATGTTATATCCTAGAGACCACGGCAACTAGATATAAGTTCCTATGTTGGGTTGAAATTTTCCTATTAGCAGTGTTGCTGtaatatttacaattttgtGACAAGTTTTATTGCATTATTGAGCGATTGATTTCACACCTCTATGAAATTCGACAACACATCATTCTCTCTCGTTTTAATTAAGACACCATCAAGACAGTATAGCCTtccaataaatattaaattccTTTCACgtcaaatttaaattattttagtccaaaaattactataatgccataaattacttttcttctaatcaaatttaacaatttcGTGACATTACTGAATTAAGATTCAAAAGCAGGGAAAATTTTTACACAAACATTTCATATTATGTAATTTCACTATTATACACTcttatattaataaactgaaattaaattttcaatataaaatgaaattttattttggTTCATTATATGTCAAcactttattatttaggTCCCAATCTACTAACTAAATCCTGGCTTCCATAATTTCTCTGCTTTTGCGATCCttataattttagataaaataattttaattagtAATATCTAGGTTTACTAACCTCTAAAAGTGTATTTGACTGCCGACCTTCAATACCAATGACCTTCTCGATATTAGCCTTTTAGTACTTGGATactatattttaatttttatcaagtctcaatttacaaaattgagtgaaatatatttatgcTTTATCgaattttttttattgaaaaatgGATTTTCGGTGAATTGGTTTCACGTGTTTGATGATTCTTTCACAAAATCCACACCTTTTGTGGAAACAAGGGCTTTTATCTAAAATCCAAAGGTTAtagataaaatttgattaaatcTTTGAGATAAATCCTTTATTAAGAATTCAAAATGTGTAAAGTATTTAACCTTATATTATTGATCAGAACAATAGATTAAGCAGCAGTATATGATTTATAGGCtacttaatatataatttaaacgGTTTTGATTTTACACATATCCACAAATTTATTCGCTAATTTAGTGTATATTTGTTGCATGCATACTTCCTTCTGCACGAAATCTGCATATACcatctaaaaatttattgagCGATCACTATACTCAGATATCCTTCTATATAccaaaaatacaaaattattgagAAATATGATAAATGGATATGTGATTAACCTTGTTTACTGGAAGATTCCAGTGGCATTACTAATCATTAACCACAAcaatcaattattaaaagaaaaacataaaaatattaaataatcatcaatttatattttttagcaattaattattaaatttatttttggaATCTTGAAATGTGTATTAGATAGAGGAAGTAATCctaatattgaaaatttaaaaattataattaaaatttttaaaaaataaaatgtattaggttattaaaaaataagaacataattttaaaaatatgttgaaatattaaaatattctgTCAGATTGAATATAAgatcaattttataattgttGAACATAATATCAGATCATATTTCATTTACCAAATATCTTTATATAACAGATccaattaaattaatcatttccataatgaatttagaaattttcagttctgaattaataatttcttaaaatGTAATCTATTGTGTAATAGAATAGGAAAGAAGGTTATTTCATAGAATAAAACATGGAAGAACTAGTTAGataacaatatataatgaattgaaacaattaataatcACAACTAACTAACAAAAGTTTATTcctttttaattaataaaacataAATTCGGGCCCCATCTCACTTTTGTTCTACattttcatataattttttttacctaactatatatttttttatatatattcttttatattgtaaattatttttataattaataatttatttttattttgcTCATTGCCTTTCTCCATAATCTTTTGTCCCAAAAATccctttattttttttaaaggTTAGATTTTCTTGAACGGCTATGCCTTGTTTTAATTGTTCTTAATTAATAAGTTGGGAATCTTCCACTTGCTTACTTAATTTCTGTTACCTGTAATTACCTTACACCACCTTTCATTGTTTCCCGAAATTATACTTATATGAAACATTTCTTAAAACATTCATGGGTCGCCCTTGGGGCAGGAGTTGTCACTGTAACGGCTTTATATGCGCTTTCATTTGTTCCCTGGGTTCGAGTTAGCCTAACTGAACTTGGTTTGTACTGTTGTGACCCTCTATTACACTGTCTTGATGCTGCGAAGAGAAAGGTCGCATCTTCTCTTAGAAATAAAGGGTTGTTGTTCGTGGATGATTTGTCCAATGCCCAGCTGAGTTGTATTTTTGAAGTGGCTGACTTTTTCAGGAAAAAACTTAACCAGCGACTAAATCTTGAACTCCTGGCCGGAAAGGTCATGACAACCCTCTTCTGCGAACCCAGTACTAGGACAAGATGTTCATTCGAGACGGCAATGCTAAAGTTAGGTGGTAAGGTGGTTTCAGTGACTGATTCTGGATCATCATTCACAAAGGGCGAAAGCATCGATGATTCAGTTAGAGTTTTATCGTCATACAGTGACGTTTTGGTGCTCCGTCACCCTGAAACTAATGTTATTCAACGTGTTAAACACCAATGTATGGTTCCTTTGATTAATGCAGGAGATGGTTCAGGAGAACACCCAACTCAAGCACTACTTGATTTATATACCATCAATAGATACTTCCCAGTATTCTCATCTGAAAAGGAGATTACAGTGTGTTTGGTAGGAGACCTTAAATATGCTAGGACAACTCACTCTCTTGTAAGGCTTTTGAGTCGATTTAATGTTGTTTTGAGATACGTCTCAACACCCTCACTTCAAATGCCAACTCAAATTCAACGTGAAGTTGAACAGAACTTTGCAAAATACGTAACTACTAACTACTAActactaattatatatatatttaatctAGTTTATTTatggtaataatttattagaatattCCTGATTTGGCTTTTCCAAGGCAAACTAGTTTCAAAAAGCTTAGTGATGCACTTGATAATGTGGATGTCATTTATGTTACAAGAATTCAAAAGGAACGAATGACACCTTCAGAACTCCCATCACCAAAGGAGTCCTTTAAAGTTGACAAGAATGTAATGTCAGTGCTACCAAAACATGCCAAggtatttaaatttaccCACTAAATgtcaaaattaatttaggTTTTACACCCATTACCGAGAGTGGAAGAGGTTTCGTTAGACGTCGATTCTGACGAAAGGTGCGTATTCTTCGAACAAGCTGAAAACGGATTATATGTTAGAATGGCTCTGCTGTATCTGATTTTAAACAAGTGTTaaacttttaatttttaaacattttaaatttacaatgtattaaatatgTACAGAGTAGTTTAGAGGATCATATTAGTTTACTGCATTTCCTGCTCCTTCGTAGGTTTCCAGTTTTCAATCTGAAGATTAAGTTATGGTGTTACTAACCTTTGAGGACGTGGCAGTGGTTCCATAAAGGCCAATGTGGGCGATTTTCGTGCACTCGTTTCCATAGTTCTCGGCTAATTCAAATGATTGATTCTTGAACCTACCAACGTAAACTGCAAGACTGTTGACGTTCTGGAATCTAACGTAACGGAGCAAAACTTTCTCTCCAGCCTCAACATGAGCTCTTTCAAGAGtctaataaaattacaaaaatagAACAAACCAGTTCTTGAGTACAAGGATCAGATTCTacaatttgttaaaatcaaggcaaatttattaaaatacctGCATCTTGAAAATCAAGGTCTTCACAATTTATGAAAAGACGAAGAGTCTTTGGAGCAGTGCCAGAAGCCACACCGTCGGGAAGCGACTTGACAATCATTGAGTGGATTTTGACAGGGTTCAAGAATTTATACTTAACCAAAAGCTGCTCACTCTCCCCAGGCGAAGATTGCAAGTAAGAATCAATTCCAGGAGTCAGAGTATTGGTGACTCTATGTAAAGAATCTTCATTTAGGCACTCCAAAGATGATTTATCGACCTGATCACTCAAGCTAAaactttattaaaatttacaagCACACCTGGTTAAAACGTCCATTCCTCTATTTAAACATATCTAAATTacaaaatgaatatttagAATCTTTAATCAAGATTAATATCAAAAGTACAATTAACCAAACGAAACCA from Theileria annulata chromosome 1, complete sequence, *** SEQUENCING IN PROGRESS *** harbors:
- a CDS encoding FHA domain protein, putative, which produces MYTTSLSRPYMLRVSSRTWLRDSHDLFDYETHQHVKVSHFATSCPLKVLRNDSEVSVIDYNNNVDREHDHLLNIVCNRNGDYIVAPAEKIQGSLLSPQKLWLIVRTLPSQRYALQENDIIKLGRFRLRVKQLVAGPNVETPDSSSDHTMGYSDSGYNCDETNDSQIVKLFDGVIPDKTITFEEQCNIQCRICLSEGYLHYPSSDNTPNTTPANNSSNDTSLDVDSGSGKMDIYSHPINSNTSSLDPSVQDTSIDNLEKRATFESDRLICACECKGSIKYVHVECLRKWIDSKWSLRGEDPLPSIVFIKEVSCELCKTNYPCFIRQNGELIQIVKMPKMQTPFLVLENTTPQAVRGVHLVSMRDSKDLKLGRGHESDLRIPDVSISRYHANIRYENGQFYLEDHDSKFGTLVAMKRSRIVSSDEPLAVQVGRSVINLTVDKSLPYFEKTWLTLTPSNPPADYTNFEAPNAGNHNVDMNLNSAPVFGSQAVNGMIPTPNLVNVNNIPNVNNMVSGSIIANGGNMTNGNNIANGGNMNNGNFGNPINITNLTGGPNGVNVHPQGMGSNSSIGIDLMEHPMHPSGYMTFYQPSYTNPVHIPSPNNSNSISSRSNNFTFQPGSNTPTASANINNGNVAAGHPLPSPSSRVSPLNDLYWGCLREAARQRFDPHALDGLANNRLNSFRLNPLTSSRNMGNTSPMNGTSMMSNGNTMMSNSAQMNPGSSSSSGMGMNNSGEDLDMLLPDTVFIANWNNLPTRNLDLNGDTSTSALEHRHSSQDLDKPITRI
- a CDS encoding aspartate transcarbamoylase, putative (1 probable transmembrane helix predicted for TA20650 by TMHMM2.0 at aa 9-31), coding for MKHFLKHSWVALGAGVVTVTALYALSFVPWVRVSLTELGLYCCDPLLHCLDAAKRKVASSLRNKGLLFVDDLSNAQLSCIFEVADFFRKKLNQRLNLELLAGKVMTTLFCEPSTRTRCSFETAMLKLGGKVVSVTDSGSSFTKGESIDDSVRVLSSYSDVLVLRHPETNVIQRVKHQCMVPLINAGDGSGEHPTQALLDLYTINRYFPVFSSEKEITVCLVGDLKYARTTHSLVRLLSRFNVVLRYVSTPSLQMPTQIQREVEQNFAKYNIPDLAFPRQTSFKKLSDALDNVDVIYVTRIQKERMTPSELPSPKESFKVDKNVMSVLPKHAKVLHPLPRVEEVSLDVDSDERCVFFEQAENGLYVRMALLYLILNKC
- a CDS encoding protein, thioredoxin-like; protein product: MDVLTSLSDQVDKSSLECLNEDSLHRVTNTLTPGIDSYLQSSPGESEQLLVKYKFLNPVKIHSMIVKSLPDGVASGTAPKTLRLFINCEDLDFQDAESDPCTQELTLERAHVEAGEKVLLRYVRFQNVNSLAVYVGRFKNQSFELAENYGNECTKIAHIGLYGTTATSSKVSNTIT